From the Primulina tabacum isolate GXHZ01 chromosome 3, ASM2559414v2, whole genome shotgun sequence genome, one window contains:
- the LOC142538634 gene encoding uncharacterized protein LOC142538634, with translation MPPKRKNIEGDDRTPDKTAKVVDEFSKLSKEQAKVHGEQIQQLLSMQTTTQGRGQGRGQGRTENSVEGAYDRFRRMNPPDFIGGPDPLVALEWIKSLEAIFEYLKFTDQEKVSCAVFMLVKAARIWWEATKVTVNVQELKWNEFKDLFYAKYFSSEVKAKKVKEFLELRQDALSVTEYTLKFEEGCVFVPFIAENDKDKGEHFLRGLKPEIRRDVHMSKVVTYQDIVERALLAEHDEQEIEKERQLRRQTFQARGQGTSANVRGGHKGKGKIEQRSKPPVPFSDTERQACFKCGKPHKGECLVGSGRCFRCKEMGRTALKCPLSSGKGKVQGRIFAMTKESVNPDSSVVSGNILVYGKEAITLIDTGAIHSFMSEMFMHSISVEPTVMPLHFNIVLPSGDEICATNIIKACPVQVGNRLLFDDFIVILMVVFDVILGMDWLSAYRAVIDCVGKTVKFLVDDYDSDVFVGLGFSIGIPIISCLQANKLLHKGCMGFLASVVDVRKESNFQLQDIDVVQDYPDVFADDVPGLPPDREVEFVIDLIPSTAPISKAPYRMAPTEMKELKTQFQELLDKGAAIFSKIDLRSGYHQLKVKKEDIPKTAFRTRILQTFHSRLFEDSFAINEFDKEDASKQGLGAVLMQRGKVIAYASRTVARLSALVLHSTLFDRILKEQQLDTQLLDLKRKSDLTGVSEFGSNRDGLLTFRGRICVPIGDDIRKDVLLEAHTAPYSVHPGSTKMYQDLRRLYWWPEFWKSLHRALGTKLAFSTAYHPQSDGQSERVIQILEDMLRACTIDFPGSWDSKLPLVEFTYNNSYQSSIGMAPYEALYERKCRSPLFWEEVGERKMLGPELVQQTADVVALIQERMRTAQSRQKSYADVRRQPLAFEVGDHVFIKIASLKGVMRFGKKGKLSPRYIGPFEILEKIGDRAYRLALPPDLDRVHNVFHVSMLRKYLSNPPHVLRYDSLDLLPNLSYEEMPVQILDRKVKVLRNKEIGLVKVLWRNHVIEEATWEPEEEMKHRYPTLFDGKQISGTKFL, from the exons ATGCCTCCCAAGAGAAAGAATATTGAAGGGGATGATAGGACCCCCGATAAGACTGCAAAAGTGGTAGATGAATTCAGTAAGTTATCGAAGGAGCAAGCAAAGGTCCATGGCGAACAAATTCAACAGTTATTGAGCATGCAAACTACGACCCAGGGTCGTGGCCAAGGAAGAGGTCAAGGCAGAACGGAAAATTCTGTTGAAGGTGCTTATGATCGTTTCAGACGTATGAACCCTCCTGATTTTATTGGAGGCCCTGATCCCTTAGTGGCTCTTGAATGGATCAAATCGTTGGAAGCCATATTCGaatatttgaagttcactgaccaagaaaaggTAAGTTGTGCTGTGTTTATGTTGGTCAAAGCTGCTCGTATCTGGTGGGAAGCCACCAAGGTGACAGTTAATGTTCAAGAATTAAAGTGGAACgagtttaaagatttattctacgCCAAATATTTCTCGAGCGAAGTAAAAGCCAAGAAGGTGAAGGAATTCCTGGAATTGAGACAGGATGCTTTGTCTGTTACTGAATATACGTTGAAGTTTGAGGAAGGATGTGTTTTTGTTCCTTTTATTGCTGAGAACGATAAGGATAAAGGAGAACATTTCCTTCGGGGTTTGAAACCAGAGATTCGAAGAGATGTTCATATGTCCAAGGTGGTCACATATCAAGATATCGTGGAGAGAGCCTTGCTAGCTGAGCATGATGAGCAAGAGATAGAGAAAGAGAGGCAATTAAGAAGACAAACTTTCCAAGCTAGAGGACAAGGTACAAGTGCAAATGTTCGTGGTGGCCACAAAGGTAAGGGTAAGATAGAGCAGCGCTCTAAACCTCCTGTACCTTTTTCTGATACTGAACGACAGGCATGTTTTAAGTGTGGAAAGCCACACAAGGGTGAGTGTTTGGTGGGTAGTGGACGATGTTTTAGATGCAAGGAGATGGGGCGCACGGCATTGAAATGTCCTCTCTCCTCAGGCAAAGGAAAAGTCCAAGGCAGAATTTTTGCTATGACGAAGGAAAGTGTTAATCCTGATTCTTCGGTGGTATCAGGTAATATTTTAGTCTACGGAAAAGAAGCAATTACATTGATTGACACTGGTGCAAtccattcttttatgtctgaaatgTTTATGCATTCTATATCTGTTGAACCTACTGTTATGCCATTACACTTCAATATTGTGTTGCCCTCTGGGGATGAAATTTGTGCCACTAATATTATCAAGGCATGTCCCGTACAAGTGGGTAATAGATTActgtttgatgattttattgttATTCTGATGGTTGTatttgatgttattttggggatggattggttatctgcTTATCGTGCGGTCATTGATTGTGTGGGTAAGACGGTGAAGTTTTTGGTCGATGACTACGATAGTGATGTGTTTGTTGGTCTAGGCTTTTCGATTGGTATTCCTATTATTTCTTGCCTTCAAGCTAATAAGTTGTTGCACAAAGGTTGTATGGGTTTCCTAGCTTCAGTGGTTGATGTGCGAAAGGAAAGTAATTTTCAATTACAGGATATTGATGTGGTTCAGGATTATCCTGACGTGTTTGCTGATGATGTGCCTGGATTACCACCTgatcgagaggtggagtttgttaTTGATTTAATTCCAAGTACAGCTCCAATTTCCAaggctccatacagaatggctcctactgaaatgaaagaattgaagactcAATTTCAGGAgctattagataaag gagcagcaatattttcaaagattGACCTTCGGTCCGGTTACCATCAACTGAAAGTGAAAAAGGAGGACATACCAAAGACTGCGTTTAGaacgag gatattacagacgTTTCATAGCAGACTTTTCGAAGATAGCTTTGCCATTAACGAGTTTGACAAGGAAG atgcttcaaagCAGGGGTTAGGTGCAGTACTGATGCAGCGTGGAaaagtgatagcatatgcttctc GTACAGTTGCTCGATTATCTGCACTAGTTCTCCACTCAACCTTATttgatcgaattttgaaggaacAACAGTTGGACACTCAGTTATTAGATTTGAAGAGAAAAAGTGATCTGACAGGAGTTTCAGAGTTTGGGTCGAATCGTGATGGGTTATTGACCTTTCGAGGTAGAATATGTGTTCCTATAGGTGATGACATTCGAAAAGATGTACTTCTTGAAGCTCATACAGCGCCATATTCTGTACATCctggtagtaccaagatgtatcaagacCTTCGACGTCtttactggtggccag aattttggaagagtttgcatagaGCCTTGGGAACGAAATTGGCTTTTAGTACCGCCTACCATCCTcaaagcgacggtcaatcagaaagGGTTATCCAAATTCTTGAAGATATGCTAAGGGCTTGTACGATTGATTTCCCGGGAAGTTGGGATTCCAAGTTGCCTTTGGTGGAGTTCACGtataataacagctaccagTCTTCTATAGGCATGGCACCTTATGAAGCTTTATATGAAAGAAAATGCCGATCTCCTTTGTTTTGGGAAGAGGTAGGtgaaaggaagatgttgggcCCGGAGTTGGTTCAACAAACAGCAGATGTTGTGGCATTGATCCAAGAACGAATGAGGACCGCTCAgtctcgacagaagagttatgccgatgttCGACGACAACCTTTAGCATTCGAGGTTGGTGATCATGTATTTATTAAGATAGCTTCTCTCAAGGGagttatgcgatttggcaagaaaggtaagTTAAGTCCTCGATATATTGggccatttgaaattcttgagaagattggagACCGAGCCTATCGTCTTGCATTGCCACCGGACTTGGATCGAGTTCACAacgtatttcatgtttctatgctacGTAAGTACCTTTCTAATCCACCTCATGTCCTTCGGTATGATTCATTGGATCTTTTGCCTAACCTAAGCTATGAGGAAATGCCggttcaaattcttgatcgcaaagttaaagtgttgagaaataaAGAAATTGGCCTTGtcaaagttctttggaggaatcatgttATTGAAGAGGCAACATGGGAACCGGAAGAGGAGATGAAACATCGTTATCCAACTTTATTCGACGGTAagcaaatttcggggacgaaatttttataa